The following are encoded in a window of Penaeus vannamei isolate JL-2024 chromosome 17, ASM4276789v1, whole genome shotgun sequence genomic DNA:
- the LOC113825369 gene encoding condensin-2 complex subunit H2 isoform X1 gives MRQTSPSQDLEARFSVFLNPIRDLTKNWEVDIAKYLEEYLEELAEVQITFDGGETMMNFAEAAMLIQGSATVYSKKVEFLWQMVLQMLDLLSSRRSVEMGGPAGGKDLGGGGGGKAILDASIEFQSVDNIREGRNINMREEDEVEEEEDYRRKNFKRGMAVYNVGSAQQPRYIWISREKRRFMPATPLHLVEKEGEKSQYRINLLMKNSEVFGAKDDFRINRSYVTPMGMLCLEVPAEILREAANVLFVPPTVPEPQKENAEAGEKLAEPGSNKEIPFTPMDPPAAELFPPEPNVPQGPVEAEADDDVGVEADDGAVDLDDDLGPALQEEEQPMEVEKEVEEKKDKSKDQENNINNNLTVIDLPNGRYGLRRRGGQEKEVIAKLTLTDTWKPQDPHAVTPAKRPIRAGRLRKPLPCTCHRTTPSRSRPKKAKSKENKENTEDDEKKVEKSLPSIETFVTNGIVDTSSKNRKVPLELQEEAESEAAKRLELSKKKRVKELLKDGIAADPEEAAQKVLEETQEKQRIEKELDDPVDCDGAADLDFEDLPAPPMFFPEPHDGTRDVEGGSGNKRLNESQFDEPGSDYEALVQKWVADYITTAQGQVNSSELARRVNKWRENITPKLNEEEGRKTFDIHSYGSQVLSYFPENGRKQTVPFSQIAQNHDTKEVSRLFLSCLMLANTYNIELSEEEPGDFAMDCLHLTLLSRVRHHEELEEYAAPSQASPSRRKGRTKGKSATEDDLDVYPADPSPICADITQKTLGDNFQISSKQSKKGKVKTKR, from the exons ATGCGACAAACGTCCCCATCCCAGGATTTGGAGGCCCGCTTCTCCGTCTTCCTCAACCCCATTCGTGACCTGACCAAAAACTGGGAAGTGGACATAGCAAAG TATCTAGAGGAGTACCTTGAGGAACTGGCAGAAGTACAAATTACTTTTGATGGAGGGGAAACAATGATGAACTTTGCTGAGGCAGCCATGTTGATTCAAGGCTCAGCCACCGTTTACAGCAAAAAG GTGGAGTTCCTCTGGCAGATGGTGCTGCAAATGTTGGACCTGCTCTCCAGCAGGCGGAGTGTGGAGATGGGTGGGCCAGCAGGCGGGAAGGAtctagggggaggtggaggaggcaaagCCATTCTTGACGCAAGCATTGAGTTTCAGTCAGTAGACAACATCAGGGAGGGACGAAACATCAACATGcgtgaggaggacgaggtggaggaggaggaggactatcGCCGGAAAAACTTCAA aaGAGGAATGGCTGTGTATAACGTGGGCTCAGCTCAGCAGCCCAGGTATATATGGATCAGTCGAGAGAAAAGAAG ATTCATGCCAGCCACGCCCCTTCACCtggtggagaaggaaggtgagaagtCCCAGTACCGTATCAACCTACTGATGAAGAACAGCGAGGTGTTTGGTGCTAAAGACGACTTCAGAATCAACAGGTCGTATGTCACACCCATGGGTATGCTGTGCCTTGAGGTGCCGGCAGAGATCCTGCGTGAGGCAGCCAATGTCCTCTTTGTCCCCCCGACTGTACCTGAG CCACAGAAAGAAAATGCAGAGGCAGGGGAGAAGCTCGCAGAACCTGGAAGCAACAAGGAAATACCATTTACTCCAATGGATCCTCCTGCAGCTGAGCTTTTCCCACCCGAGCCTAATGTGCCTCAGGGACCCGTGGAAGCAGAAGCAG ATGATGATGTTGGGGTTGAGGCAGATGATGGGGCAGTGGACTTGGATGATGACCTGGGGCCAGCCTTACAGGAGGAAGAGCAGCCcatggaggtggagaaagaggtagaagagaagaaggacaagagtaAAGATCAGgagaacaatatcaacaacaatttgACAGTCATTGACCTCCCCAATGGAAG GTATGGACTAAGACGGCgaggagggcaggagaaggaAGTCATAGCCAAGTTGACGTTAACAGACACCTGGAAGCCACAAGACCCCCATGCGGTGACCCCTGCCAAACGGCCTATAAGAGCGGGGCGCCTGCGGAAGCCCCTGCCGTGCACCTGTCACCGGACTACCCCA TCCCGATCTCGTCCAAAGAAGGCAAAGAGCAAAGAGAACAAGGAGAACACAGAAGACgatgagaagaaggtggagaagagtcTTCCATCCATTGAGACGTTTGTCACAAATGGCATAGTGGATACGTCCAGCAAAAACAGGAAG GTACCTCTGGAGCTGCAGGAGGAGGCCGAGTCGGAGGCTGCGAAAAGGCTTGAACTGAGCaagaagaaaagagtgaaggaGCTGCTGAAGGATGGTATTGCCGCTGACCCAGAAGAGGCAGCCCAGAAGGTGTTGGAGGAAACCCAGGAGAAgcagagaatagagaaggagctGGATGACCCTGTTGACTGTGATGGAGCAGCTGATTTAG ATTTCGAAGATCTTCCTGCACCTCCCATGTTCTTCCCTGAACCCCATGATGGCACAAGAGACGTTGAAGGTGGCAGTGGAAATAAAAGATTGAACGAGAGTCAGTTTGACGAGCCAGGGAGTGACTACGAAGCCCTTGTGCAAAAGTGGGTTGCTGATTACATCACTACTGCCCAG gGGCAAGTGAATTCCTCAGAACTTGCAAGAAGAGTTAacaaatggagagaaaatatTACCCCTAAGttaaatgaagaagaagggagaaaaacatTCGACATACATAGCTATGGATCACAG gtGCTAAGTTATTTCCCAGAAAATGGACGGAAGCAAACGGTGCCATTTAGTCAGATTGCCCAAAATCATGACACAAAGGAAGTTTCTCGCCTGTTTCTTTCATGTTTGATGCTG GCGAATACCTATAACATCGAGCTGAGCGAAGAGGAGCCAGGAGACTTCGCCATGGACTGTTTACACCTGACTCTCCTGTCTCGAGTGAGGCACCACGAGGAGCTGGAGGAATACGCAGCCCCTTCCCAAGCCTCCCCCTCCAG GCGAAAGGGACGAACCAAAGGCAAATCGGCAACAGAGGATGACCTTGACGTGTACCCTGCTGACCCTTCTCCCATTTGTGCTGACATAACACAGAAAACTTTAGGGGACAACTTCCAGATCAGTTCCAAACAGTCAAAGAAGGGtaaagtgaaaacaaagagatGA
- the LOC113825369 gene encoding condensin-2 complex subunit H2 isoform X2 gives MRQTSPSQDLEARFSVFLNPIRDLTKNWEVDIAKYLEEYLEELAEVQITFDGGETMMNFAEAAMLIQGSATVYSKKVEFLWQMVLQMLDLLSSRRSVEMGGPAGGKDLGGGGGGKAILDASIEFQSVDNIREGRNINMREEDEVEEEEDYRRKNFKFMPATPLHLVEKEGEKSQYRINLLMKNSEVFGAKDDFRINRSYVTPMGMLCLEVPAEILREAANVLFVPPTVPEPQKENAEAGEKLAEPGSNKEIPFTPMDPPAAELFPPEPNVPQGPVEAEADDDVGVEADDGAVDLDDDLGPALQEEEQPMEVEKEVEEKKDKSKDQENNINNNLTVIDLPNGRYGLRRRGGQEKEVIAKLTLTDTWKPQDPHAVTPAKRPIRAGRLRKPLPCTCHRTTPSRSRPKKAKSKENKENTEDDEKKVEKSLPSIETFVTNGIVDTSSKNRKVPLELQEEAESEAAKRLELSKKKRVKELLKDGIAADPEEAAQKVLEETQEKQRIEKELDDPVDCDGAADLDFEDLPAPPMFFPEPHDGTRDVEGGSGNKRLNESQFDEPGSDYEALVQKWVADYITTAQGQVNSSELARRVNKWRENITPKLNEEEGRKTFDIHSYGSQVLSYFPENGRKQTVPFSQIAQNHDTKEVSRLFLSCLMLANTYNIELSEEEPGDFAMDCLHLTLLSRVRHHEELEEYAAPSQASPSRRKGRTKGKSATEDDLDVYPADPSPICADITQKTLGDNFQISSKQSKKGKVKTKR, from the exons ATGCGACAAACGTCCCCATCCCAGGATTTGGAGGCCCGCTTCTCCGTCTTCCTCAACCCCATTCGTGACCTGACCAAAAACTGGGAAGTGGACATAGCAAAG TATCTAGAGGAGTACCTTGAGGAACTGGCAGAAGTACAAATTACTTTTGATGGAGGGGAAACAATGATGAACTTTGCTGAGGCAGCCATGTTGATTCAAGGCTCAGCCACCGTTTACAGCAAAAAG GTGGAGTTCCTCTGGCAGATGGTGCTGCAAATGTTGGACCTGCTCTCCAGCAGGCGGAGTGTGGAGATGGGTGGGCCAGCAGGCGGGAAGGAtctagggggaggtggaggaggcaaagCCATTCTTGACGCAAGCATTGAGTTTCAGTCAGTAGACAACATCAGGGAGGGACGAAACATCAACATGcgtgaggaggacgaggtggaggaggaggaggactatcGCCGGAAAAACTTCAA ATTCATGCCAGCCACGCCCCTTCACCtggtggagaaggaaggtgagaagtCCCAGTACCGTATCAACCTACTGATGAAGAACAGCGAGGTGTTTGGTGCTAAAGACGACTTCAGAATCAACAGGTCGTATGTCACACCCATGGGTATGCTGTGCCTTGAGGTGCCGGCAGAGATCCTGCGTGAGGCAGCCAATGTCCTCTTTGTCCCCCCGACTGTACCTGAG CCACAGAAAGAAAATGCAGAGGCAGGGGAGAAGCTCGCAGAACCTGGAAGCAACAAGGAAATACCATTTACTCCAATGGATCCTCCTGCAGCTGAGCTTTTCCCACCCGAGCCTAATGTGCCTCAGGGACCCGTGGAAGCAGAAGCAG ATGATGATGTTGGGGTTGAGGCAGATGATGGGGCAGTGGACTTGGATGATGACCTGGGGCCAGCCTTACAGGAGGAAGAGCAGCCcatggaggtggagaaagaggtagaagagaagaaggacaagagtaAAGATCAGgagaacaatatcaacaacaatttgACAGTCATTGACCTCCCCAATGGAAG GTATGGACTAAGACGGCgaggagggcaggagaaggaAGTCATAGCCAAGTTGACGTTAACAGACACCTGGAAGCCACAAGACCCCCATGCGGTGACCCCTGCCAAACGGCCTATAAGAGCGGGGCGCCTGCGGAAGCCCCTGCCGTGCACCTGTCACCGGACTACCCCA TCCCGATCTCGTCCAAAGAAGGCAAAGAGCAAAGAGAACAAGGAGAACACAGAAGACgatgagaagaaggtggagaagagtcTTCCATCCATTGAGACGTTTGTCACAAATGGCATAGTGGATACGTCCAGCAAAAACAGGAAG GTACCTCTGGAGCTGCAGGAGGAGGCCGAGTCGGAGGCTGCGAAAAGGCTTGAACTGAGCaagaagaaaagagtgaaggaGCTGCTGAAGGATGGTATTGCCGCTGACCCAGAAGAGGCAGCCCAGAAGGTGTTGGAGGAAACCCAGGAGAAgcagagaatagagaaggagctGGATGACCCTGTTGACTGTGATGGAGCAGCTGATTTAG ATTTCGAAGATCTTCCTGCACCTCCCATGTTCTTCCCTGAACCCCATGATGGCACAAGAGACGTTGAAGGTGGCAGTGGAAATAAAAGATTGAACGAGAGTCAGTTTGACGAGCCAGGGAGTGACTACGAAGCCCTTGTGCAAAAGTGGGTTGCTGATTACATCACTACTGCCCAG gGGCAAGTGAATTCCTCAGAACTTGCAAGAAGAGTTAacaaatggagagaaaatatTACCCCTAAGttaaatgaagaagaagggagaaaaacatTCGACATACATAGCTATGGATCACAG gtGCTAAGTTATTTCCCAGAAAATGGACGGAAGCAAACGGTGCCATTTAGTCAGATTGCCCAAAATCATGACACAAAGGAAGTTTCTCGCCTGTTTCTTTCATGTTTGATGCTG GCGAATACCTATAACATCGAGCTGAGCGAAGAGGAGCCAGGAGACTTCGCCATGGACTGTTTACACCTGACTCTCCTGTCTCGAGTGAGGCACCACGAGGAGCTGGAGGAATACGCAGCCCCTTCCCAAGCCTCCCCCTCCAG GCGAAAGGGACGAACCAAAGGCAAATCGGCAACAGAGGATGACCTTGACGTGTACCCTGCTGACCCTTCTCCCATTTGTGCTGACATAACACAGAAAACTTTAGGGGACAACTTCCAGATCAGTTCCAAACAGTCAAAGAAGGGtaaagtgaaaacaaagagatGA